Sequence from the Osmia bicornis bicornis unplaced genomic scaffold, iOsmBic2.1, whole genome shotgun sequence genome:
ACGTGTTCCCACGTCGAACGATCGTACAAGAACgacaagaatcgatcatggcgtcgatcgtgccggttccgcgtggagaggggaccgcgtggacaaagtgggcccgagaggtgctgccgctatcagtaacgacgcaccaacgaagtattttcgttgccaacttcgccgttcggcgtagacttggggaatttcgccaacaatTACTTTTGATATTCTTCCTAATAGAACACGGTCTCGTAATATCTATGAATTCCGCGAGTATTGAACTAAAACGATTGCTCTTATCTATTGTGGAAATCGACGGAGAATTATCTTTCAATATTACAACATTCTTACTAACCTGAGTATTACCGTCTAAAAGTCTCTTATTCCTTAAGTCTACTAATAgattaaaaaaatgcaaaaaatcgGCGCCAATAATCGGTTTAGAAACATTCGCTATGATAAACCGGCAAGAAAACTCCCGGCGTAAACCTAAATTTAATGACAATAGCTTCTCGCCGTAAGTATCAATAATTGCCCCGTTCGCCgcatataatttaaaaatagcTATCCTTAAGTTTCTGGCTCCATAGGTCCTTGGAGCTACTGATACATCCGCACCAGTATCTATCAGGAACTCTGTACCTGTCCTCTTGTCCCTGATACTGAGGCGATGTTTCTTAGGGCCGTCGACAAGCGCCTCCTCCTGTGACGTCGCTACTAGTTTTCCGACTTCCTCTTGTCGGGGCCACTCCATGCGCAGGGCTGTCTACACTTCCAAGATTCGCTTCCGAATCTATGGTGGAAATAGCACAGGCCATTTCGCCGCTTTGCACTTCCTGAACTGCTACGTCTTCTATACCAGCGGCGTTTTGCTGGGCTCCGTTGACGACGTGACAACCTCGTCTCGATCTTAGAAAGCCTCTTCACAATGGCTGCCAGGTCGCCATCTTGATCTCGCCTAACGTCAACGATGGCGTCCTTCCTGGCGGGAGGACGTTCCGCCACGGCGGCCATTTCCAGTGCTGAACGCTCCATTGTCTTATCAGCGACCTTCGCCAGACGATCCAATGGAGCATCATCTATGATAGTCAAGACTTCTTGAACTCTCGTAGGGAGCCTCTGCATCCACAGGGTTTTTAAAGCGTTTTCACCAACGCTCGCTCCAGCAAGTTGAGTCATCTCCCTCAACAGTTCCGACGGTTTCCTGTCTCCTAGCTCTAATCCGACGGT
This genomic interval carries:
- the LOC123989041 gene encoding uncharacterized protein LOC123989041, with the protein product MTQLAGASVGENALKTLWMQRLPTRVQEVLTIIDDAPLDRLAKVADKTMERSALEMAAVAERPPARKDAIVDVRRDQDGDLAAIVKRLSKIETRLSRRQRSPAKRRWYRRRSSSGSAKRRNGLCYFHHRFGSESWKCRQPCAWSGPDKRKSEN